The genomic segment TATTAAGATTGTTATATCCGGATCGGAATCAGGAATGCTAAAAACCTTTCTCGGTAAAAATAATGCAAATGCGCCGCTTTATGGAAGGGCTGTGTTTGAACTCCAAACCACCAGGCTGAACAAGGAAAGTGGTTTCACCTTTTTAAAAGAGGGGGCAAAACAGGCAAGGATTGATTTTACGGACGAAGAAATTTTAACGGCTATAAAAAAATTAGACGGCATAATAGGATGGCTTACAAAATATGGATGGTACAGGTTAAGATATTCTCCCAGAGAGTCTTTAAGGAAAACTATTGAAGATGGTTCGACGCTTGCAAAAGAAGAGTTTGTAAAATTTTCATCAAAGGCCGAGGCTAGATATAAGAAGATAATGAAATCAATAAAAGACGGGGCAAGATGGGAAGAAATCAAAAAACAAACTCAAATATCGGACAAACAATTATATTCTATGTTGAACAGACTGATAGATAGTGGTTTTGTCGAAAAAACCGAGGGTGTCTACACTATAGCCGACCCCCTGCTAGAAGCGGCATTATAAGGACTGAATTCCAACTTACCATGACAGGCTGCTGCAATGTAAGCGCTCTGGGTTGTACCAAAGAAATTGAGTTTTAGGTTAATCATTTAACAAAGCTTCATCAGCTTGATAACTATTTTGGATTTCACTATCAGACAAATTTTTATTTAGCATGATCAACTCATCTATAATCCCATTGAAATATTTTTTCCAAAATTCATGATAACCGATTCGGATAGTAACCGAACCATTTGCCAAAGGCAACATCGGGCCATTCTCCATAGCTACCAAAATCCCATCTCTAAATAACCTAGATGTTCCAACTTTATATTGTCCAATGTAAACTACCCGTTCACCAGCTACAACCGGATTCTCATCACCAATTAAAATATAAGAATCTTCATTCAATTTAACCCCCCATTTCAATTTAGCCATGTTACCAAAACTCATTG from the Deltaproteobacteria bacterium genome contains:
- a CDS encoding ATP-binding protein, with translation MYFNPQVKDDRADFFNFEVIQEELKRAIEDKMTPLIAVYGLRRTGKTSLIRVVLNFMGKKFIWIDSRNISSQDDFYKTLSDEIDKLKRFRINQFTLKGVNLSLNFMKKGLDYLNKHKFVLVIDEAQLLKRLHLDNSVAFIYDNFPNIKIVISGSESGMLKTFLGKNNANAPLYGRAVFELQTTRLNKESGFTFLKEGAKQARIDFTDEEILTAIKKLDGIIGWLTKYGWYRLRYSPRESLRKTIEDGSTLAKEEFVKFSSKAEARYKKIMKSIKDGARWEEIKKQTQISDKQLYSMLNRLIDSGFVEKTEGVYTIADPLLEAAL